The Silene latifolia isolate original U9 population chromosome X, ASM4854445v1, whole genome shotgun sequence genome contains the following window.
atttatttccttAATATCAATTGACGACATATTTATGTGTGGGATAAAGGTTGATGATATCTTTGGTTAGCAAACATAATAAGCTAAGTATCGGGTTTATGAGATATTTGTATTGGGCTTGGTTTGTGTACCAACCCTAATTCGTTCCCTAGGTCTTAAGTTGTATAAATACCGATTCTAATAACAAAAGGAAGGCAGATTGTATGTTCCTATCTATTCTATTCTTTAGCATGGTATCAGGGAAAACCTAAAATACCCAAAATTAAAATCATCAAAACATCCGTCTCTGCCGTCATGTCTGGGGATGCTGACCCACCACCCCTAAAAATTGATTCTTCTTCCCCATATTATATCGGCAACCATGATAAACCTGGTGATCGTCTAACTGACATTCGGCTTAATCTCCACAATTTTGATGAGTGGGCTCATGCGGTGCGGACCGCCCTCCGTGCGCGACGTAAGTTTGGTTTCCTCGATGGTACGTTCACCGAGCCAAAACCTCCTTGTACGAAGGATGACTGGGAAACGATTCACTCCATGCTCGTCTCCTGgttgatgaatataattgatCCTGAGGTACGCTGTCTTTTATCTAAGTATGAGGATGCAAAGCGCTTGTGGGACGATCTTCATGATCGTTTTGATATTATTGATGGACCTCGCATCCAGCATATTAAGGGTGCCTTACGTGACTGTCGTCAAACCGAGACGATGTCCATTGCTGTCTATTACGGTACTTTAAATCAACTGTGGGATGAATTGGATAAATATGAGCCAATTATTTGCTGCAAGTGCGATGCTAATGTCGGGAAACAACACTTGGAGCGTCGAGAGTCAGACCGTCTTCATCAATTTTTGCTCGGTCTCCTCTCTCCGTATGATACCCTTCGGTCAGTTATTCTGTCTCAATCTCCTTTACCCACTGTCGGCCGTGCGTTTCAGCTAATTAGCCAAGAAGAGCGGGTTAAGGGCCTCCATAAAACCACTGAACTCGCTCCCCACGCTGAAGTAGCAACGTTTGCCCTGCGTCAAAATAACCCGCGGCCAGGTATTGATCGTCCTTCGTCTCAATTGTCGCGCTCTGAGCGTCAGAAACTGGTTTGCAGTAATTGTAATAAAAAGGGGCATGATCGTAGTATGTGTTTTGATTTGATGGAAGTGTTGCCCGATTGGTGGTATGAACTTCGTGGACAAAAACCACCAGGCCATGGCGGGTCTGGAGCATCTCGTGGTGGGTATGTGCCTAAAGGGCGCGGTGGAGGAACTGGAACATCTCGCACTGGTCAGCCTAGGACTGACAGTGCCTCGGGCTCGAAAACAGAGAGTAGTAATGCCATCCATACTAATTCCAAAGTCGAAGAATCGTCGCAACCTCCTGTGACAGTTTATGGCACACCGTCTCATACCTTCTCTGGTAAGTGGCTCATTGATACGGGATGCTCACATCATGTAACAGGACACTTGGATTCTCTATCTAATGTCCGTGCGATTCCTAGTCGTGTTGTTGGTCTCCCGGATGGCACGCAAGTTTATGCCTCTCAAGTTGGCTGCGCCACTCTAACTCCGACTATCTCTCTTGATCCTGTCCTTTACGTTCCACAATTACGGTGTAACTTAATTTCTGCATCACAATTAAGTGATGCCATTGATTGTGAATTTGTATCTAATGCTAGCCTTTGTCTTATTCAGGACCGATGTACGAGAACGGTGATTGGCAAGGGTGATAGGCTGGACGGACTATACTACCTTCGACAGGAGCCGAGTGTTGTCACGAGTACAGTGGGTGTTAGTACAAGTATTTCTTTATGGCATAGGCGGTTGGGTCATCCTTCCGAAAAAGTTGTTAAATTACTTCCGTTTGTTAGTAATAAGGACACTTTGACAAAACCATGCGAGACTTGTCATCGTGCGAAACATGTTCGAAATACTTTTCCTTTGAGTAATAATAAAAGCAGTAGTTTATTTGAGCTTGTGCATTGTGATTTATGGGGGCCTTACGACCCTCCATCTACGAGTAACTCGCGCTATTTCCTTACTATTGTTGATGACTACTCGCGTGCCGTATGGATTTATTTGTTGTCCACTAAAACGGAAGTACATGAAAAATTCTTGGAATTTGTTGCTCTAATAAATCGTCAGTTTTCCGCTGCAATCAAAATTGTCCGAAGTGATAATGGGACTGAATTTAATTGTTTACAACCTTACTTCAAAACGAATGGTATTTTGTTTCATAGCTCATGTGTTGGTACCCCCCAGCAAAATGGTAGGGTGGAACGTAAGCATCGACACTTGCTTAATGTAGCTCGCGCCCTTCGCTTTCAGGCTGGTTTGCCCATCACCTTTTGGGGAGAATGTGCCCTTGCAGCTGCCTACCTTATAAATCGCACGCCATCGGTTTTATTAGGCGGGATAACACCATATGAAATTTTGTTTGGTAAGCCTCCATCATTTGAAAACTTGCGGGTTTTTGGGTCTTTGTGTTATGCTCATAATCAACGAGCAAAGGGGGATAAATTTTCTAGTAGGAGTCGTAAATGCCTCTTTCTAGGGTATCCCTCCGGAAAGAAAGGATGGTATTTATATGATATGGATCGGCAGGAATTTTTTGTGTCCCGCGATGTAATTTTTTACGAAGATCAATTCCCATATTTACGTAAGGAATTGTTAGCTGCAGAGGGGGATTACCAGCCAAGTGAGGAGTTTGTGGAGAGTGACAATGAGGCTGACCATGGTACGACAGTGCCACCGACGGAAGCCCGTGTTGATGACGGTCCCACTGTGACTCCCACGGTTACGGATTCTACCGTCAATAGCCAGGGTACTACTGATAATGGCGCAGAAGGTGGGAATGAAAATATACCGTCAGCTACGGACGAAATACGGACTGACACTAGCTCGTCAATTCCGCAACAAATGGGACGTGGTCATCGTCCTAAAATACCTTCTACTTCTCTCCGTGATTATGTACTTGACAACACTATTCGAGGTAGCCGTCAGTCCAATGCCTCTCATATTGCTACGTCATCACCGTTCTCAGGTAAATATCCCCTTGTGAATTATATAAATTGTAATAAATTTTCTATCGAGTATCGTAATTTTTTAGCAGCCATTATGACTCACAAGGAGCCTCGCTCATACAAAGAGGCAGTAGCAGATGAAGGGTGGCGTAAAGCCATGGATGCCGAAATGAAAGCTCTTGACGAGAACGGCACATGGACATTGGAGCCGTTACCTGAGGGCAAACGTGCTCTTGGAAGTAAATGGCTctacaaaataaaatacaagTCCGATGGTTCGATTGAAAGACTGAAAGCTCGTTTAGTTGTCTTTGGTAATCATCAGACGGAAGGGATAGACTATGAAGAGACATTTGCTCCGGTTGCTAAAATGACTACAGTACGTACTTTTCTGGCAGTTGCAGCTGCTAAAAATTGGATGTTGCATCAGATGGATGTCCATAATGCTTTCTTGCATGGGGATCTAACCGAGGAAGTGTATATGAAGCTTCCACCTGGGTTTCAGCCTAATGTACCAGGAATGGTGTGTCGATTGCGAAAATCGTTGTACGGCCTCAAGCAGGCTCCACGGTGTTGGTTTGCGAAATTGGGAGAAGCATTAAAAAAATATGGGTTTGTCCAAAGCCTCTCCGATTATTCATTGTTCACCTATTCCCAAGGTCCTGTCCATTTAAATGTACTCGTGTACGTAGATGATTTAATTATTTCATCCAATGACTCCGTTGCAATAACCACTTTCAAACAATATCTCCATTCGTGCTTTCATATGAAAGACCTGGGTGTGTTAAAATATTTTCTCGGGCTCGAAGTGGCTCGGAATAATGATGGGATTTTTTTGTGTCAAAGGAAATATGCCCTGGATATTGTGGCTGAGACTGGACTTTTGGGTTGTAAGCCGTGTCCCACACCCTTAGAGCAGAATCATCAGCTTGGTCGGACAGAGGATGCACCGTTGGTCAATGCCGAGCAATATCGCAGACTTGTTGGCCGCCTTGTGTATCTTGCTGTGACTCGTCCTGATTTGACGTATGCGGTTCATATTTTATCTCAGTTTATGCATGCCCCACGACAGGATCATTGGGATGCAGCTATTCGTACTGTGCGTTACTTGAAGGGTACCCCGGGACAGGGTATTTTGTTACGTTCTGATGCTGAATTGTCCCTCACAGGATGGTGTGACTCTGACTGGGCAGCATGCCCACTTAATCGGCGTTCCCTTACTGGGTGGGTTGTTTTTCTTGGCTCTTCTCTTGTATCCTGGAAGACTAAGAAGCAACCCACCGTATCTCTTTCGTCAGCAGAAGCTGAGTATCGTTCCCTTGCGGCCATCACGTGTGAAATAAAATGGCTCAAGGGCCTCTTGTTGAGTTTGGGTGTGGCTCTCCCTAAGGTCATACCTGTTTTCTCTGACAGTCAGTCGGCGTTAAATATCGCTCACAATCCGGTCTTTCATGAACGGACTAAGCACATTGAGGTTGATTTGCATTTTGTGCGTGACGCTATCAAAGATGGGTTGATTTCCCCGTCCTATGTTTCCACGGTTCAACAATTGGCTGATGTCCTTACCAAGGCGCTTGGTTCCACTCGTCTTTTAGCATTACTTAGCAAGTTGGGCATTCTTAATCCgtatgctccaacttgagggggggtaaTAAGCTAAGTATCGGGTTTATGAGATATTTGTATTGGGCTTGGTTTGTGTACCAACCCTAATTCGTTCCCTAGGTCTTAAGTTGTATAAATACCGATTCTAATAACAAAAGGAAGGCAGATTGTATGTTCCTATCTATTCTATTCTTTAGCAAAACATAAATATCACAAGTCGATGACATGTTTTTAGTTGATTAGAAGGAATGCCGCTTTTCTGTGGTACACTTCCAAAGGGATGCTGAAGTAGGTGTAATCATGTCTTCCGTTGAGAAACATTAACCTTGTTTTAGTGGGATAAGGATTAAGGCAGTGTAGATTCAACCCGTTCTTTCATCCCAGGATCCTTTGAAATGTAGAAGTGTGTTGTTGTAGAGGGAAGCTGTAAAATGAGAGGATACTGGCTATAAACTTTTAATATCGGCCTGCTTTGGCTCAGATTAAACATTCTGTATGCCAGTAACCTTTTCTGAATGTCGGagaatgttttgaaatgttttgcaACATGTGTGTGACTTAGAGGCTGGCCTGGTGGAGTAAAACAGCGAATGGAGAGGCAGTATTAGTAAATTTATAGCCTGCTAGAGAAAAtggttgagttggaatgtaatcTAATTCATCCTGGTTTTTGTAAAAATGTTCGGTTTTTAAACATTAACATTTGCAGGTATTCTGATGGCCTGATGGATACATGAACATTGCAATGGAGCGAACAAAAGAATGTGTTAATGGCCAGCTGAAAAACGAATATGGTGACACATTCATTCGAGGAAACAGTGGTAACTACAAGAAAGTGAGAAACTCGATTTCTTGTCCGAATTCTATTTCCTTTCTTATTGTTCAACCCTTGATTGTTTAATCTATGTTGTCTAAATCGATATGCAGTGCTCTACATCAGTGCAACGAAGAGGACTCTTGCTGATGCAGCGTTGTCGATTGAAATAATGGTCAGTTCAATTTTAAATCATACTCCGCTGCTCCATTTGTTTGCTTATGTTTTCCTTCATGAACTGTTGGATTTGATAGCCTACAACTGTTTATTTCGAGTTTTTGTATTGTTGTACTTGTAGGAGTATGGATTCTTTGTTCCATTTCCGTGTTCCATCGAAAACTCATTAACCTTGATAACTCAATCACCACCTTCCCAACTCAACCCTAATAAGAGGCTGTTAACTCACGGTGTCAATTATCGCGATATTTTAGCATTTTAGCCCCTTTTTTATCTTTAGATTTTCATCTGAATGAGCCTTGTTTTGTTGGTTTggtgcgtttttttttttgtacgcACCTTTATAACATACGGAGTAGTTTGGTTGCAGGCTGTTTGTTTATTTAGTTCCTTATATTGATTGATGACATATTTGTGTGGTTTATCATGGATGAAAAAGTCTTCAATGAATTGTAGGTTGATGATATCTAACATATATTTCACAAGTCCATGACATATATTTTTTAGTTGATTAGAAGGAATGCTGCTTTTCTGTGGTGCAAGGGATGCTGAATTAGGTATAATCATGTCTTCTTTTGAGAAAAAGTTGCCTCATTTTAGTGGGATAAGGCAGCCTACATTCAGCCCATTCTTTCATGGCAGGATCCTTTGAAATGTAGGGGTATGTTGTTGTCGGGGTCAGAGTAAAATGAGAGGATACTAGCTATGAACTTCGTAATTTGATATGATCAGTTTTGTGTGTAGCGTAATTTTTGAGCCATAGATGACTATAATATATTGTGGCAGCAGTCTGGAAATAGTATATTTTAGTGAAATTTTACAGAGGTTCAAAATAAACAAAATCTTATTGCATTAACGAGATGCATACTCCGTGAGATTGGAAATAGTATATTTTCATCAAGCTGTAATTTGTTAAGTTGAGAATGTAATATCTTTCGACTGTGGGAGAAGGCCATTCTGAGAATGTACATCTGACTTTGTGAAATGTTCCATAACTCTGTTATCGTTGTCTTTGAGGACATTTAGCTTGGGCCAAACATAGTCTGCATCAGCTATTCTATATTGTTGAAGATAATTGATTTTACTTGATTATATATTCTTTTCCCACTCAAATGCTCCTCTTAGTTCTTACACCCCAAAACTGGAAATATAAAGTTGGAATACTAGACGATGAGGTGCTACCTAGATAAACTGGAGGAGTACCTTAGAATGATACGGTGAAGTTATCAGTGCTTCTCCTTTTcccaaaaataattttttttgtgGTGATCATTTTAAAGTCGAAAACTTTTCATATCAGTCTGCCTTCTCCTCAGATTATAAATTCTGTATGGCA
Protein-coding sequences here:
- the LOC141622365 gene encoding uncharacterized protein LOC141622365, which translates into the protein MSGDADPPPLKIDSSSPYYIGNHDKPGDRLTDIRLNLHNFDEWAHAVRTALRARRKFGFLDGTFTEPKPPCTKDDWETIHSMLVSWLMNIIDPEVRCLLSKYEDAKRLWDDLHDRFDIIDGPRIQHIKGALRDCRQTETMSIAVYYGTLNQLWDELDKYEPIICCKCDANVGKQHLERRESDRLHQFLLGLLSPYDTLRSVILSQSPLPTVGRAFQLISQEERVKGLHKTTELAPHAEVATFALRQNNPRPGIDRPSSQLSRSERQKLVCSNCNKKGHDRSMCFDLMEVLPDWWYELRGQKPPGHGGSGASRGGYVPKGRGGGTGTSRTGQPRTDSASGSKTESSNAIHTNSKVEESSQPPVTVYGTPSHTFSGPMYENGDWQG